One Chionomys nivalis chromosome 4, mChiNiv1.1, whole genome shotgun sequence genomic region harbors:
- the LOC130872717 gene encoding cytochrome c oxidase subunit 7B, mitochondrial-like — MLRLAKNALSRLQVRSIQQVVARHSHQKQTPDFHDKYGNAVLAAGGLFCISAWTYTATQIGIEWNLSPVGRVTPKEWRDQ, encoded by the coding sequence ATGTTGCGCTTAGCCAAAAACGCACTAAGCCGTCTCCAAGTTCGAAGCATTCAGCAAGTGGTGGCAAGACACAGCCATCAGAAGCAGACACCGGATTTCCACGACAAATATGGAAATGCTGTATTAGCAGCTGGAGGCCTCTTCTGTATTTCTGCATGGACGTATACAGCAACACAAATTGGAATAGAATGGAACCTGTCACCTGTTGGCAGAGTCACCCCCAAGGAATGGAGAGATCAGTAG